In Achromobacter pestifer, the DNA window CGCTGGTCTTGCCGGAGCGGATGACCAGGCCCGCGGGCGGCGCCGCGTCCAGCGCGTCCAGCACCACGGCAAGCTCGCCCATGGTGTCGGCGGACAGGGCGTTGACCGCGCTGCCGGCGCGGTCGAAGGTCAGCCAGGCCAGGCCGTCGGCGTCGCGCTCCAGGCGCCAGTGCGCAAGCGTGTCCAGTGTGGTCATGGGCGGTCCTCGTCCAGGGTTTCGACCAGCATCGCGCCGCCTTGGCCGCCGCCGATGCAGATGGCCGCCATGCCGCGCCTGGCGCCGCGGCGCTTCAGGGCCGCCAGCAGGTGCAGCACGATGCGGGCGCCGGAAGCGCCCACGGGATGCCCGATGGCGATCGCGCCGCCATCGACATTGAGCCGGGCCGGGTCCAGGTCGCCCCAGGCTGGCGTGCCGAAGTGCTCCTGGCAATAGGCATCGTCACGCCAGGCCGCGAGGCAGCCTAACACTTGGGCGGCGAAGGCCTCGTTGATTTCCCACAAGTCCAGGTCATTGAGGCCCAGGCCATGGCGCTGCATGATGGGCGTGGCCGCGTGCACCGGGCCCAGGCCCATCTGAGCGGGATCGAGGCCGGCCCATTGGCTGTCGACGATGCGGCCCAGCGGCCGCAGGTTCCATTTGCGGACCGCTTCCTCGGAGGCCAGCACCAGCATGGCGGCGCCGTCGGTCACTTGTGAGCTGTTGCCCGCGGTGATGTTGCCCCAGGGCTTGTCGAAGACGGGTTTGAGCTTGGCGAGTTTCTCGGGCGTGGAGTCGTCGCGCACGCCGTCGTCGTCGGGATACAGCTTGCCCTGCGTGTCGATCAACGGCGAGATCTCGCCCAGCGCGCCCGCCGCGCGGGCCGCCAGCGCGCGCGCATGGCTTTGCGCCGCATAGGCGTCCATCGCGGCGCGGTCGATGCCGAAGCGGGTGGCGACGTTCTCGGCGGTCTGTCCCATGGACAGGCCAACCACCGGGTCCGTCAGGCCTTTGAGCAGGCCGATGACGGGCGCGAGATTGCGCAGCCGGAAGCGGCCTAGCGCCGCGAGCTTGGCGCCCGCGCCGCGGGCGGCGTACCAGCTTGCCAGCCAGCGCACCATCTCGTCCGAATACAGCACCGGCGCGCGCGACAGCGCATCCGTGCCGCCGGCCAGCACCAGTTCGGAGCGGCCGGACTGGATGTTGGCGACCGCGGAGTCCAATGCCTGCATGCCCGATGCGCAGTTGCGCATGACGGTCCATCCTGGCACCTTGTTGCCGCAGCCCAGGCGCAGCGCGATCACGCGGCCGATGTTCACTTCGTCGGGTGAAGGCGCGGCGCAGCCCACGATGACCTCGTCCAGGTCCGTGGGCGCATAGGGCTGGCGCAGCAGCAGGGCGCGGCCCGCCTGCACGGCGAGATCGCCGGCGGAGAAGGGGCCCGGGCCGGTGCGCGCCTTCAGGAAGGGCGTGCGCGCGCCGTCGACGACGTAAACCGGTTTGAATGTCATCGATTCCTCCTTCAGGCGGCCCTGCGTTCGGCCGTGGGGCTGCCCTGGTCCGCGGCGCGCAAGTCAAAGGGGAAATCATCCACTTTGACTACCGTGTCGCGCAAGCGGTTGCGGCGTTTCACCACGGCATATTCCTCGGCGGTGATGCCGCCGATGGCGAAGGCGGCGTCGGCGATGTCGCGCACATTGGCCTGCGGATTGCCGTCGAGCGCGCCGCGCTTTTCAAGCTCGCGGATCTTGGCTTCGATGGGTTCGGCTTCCAGCGTGGCGGCCAGGGCCTGTTCGATCGCGCCCACGGGTTCGGCTTCGGTTGCGGGCAGATGGCAGCCCGCGGTCAGGCGGTCGCGCGTCGCGCTCGGGTTGATCAGGAGCCGCGCCACATCCTGCCCCAGCTGATCCGACGGCAGGGATTGCGTGCGGCCCCAGGGGAAGACCAGACGGCGCAGGCTCCAGGCCACAAAGCGGTTGGGGTAGTTGTCCAGCACGCCTTCGATGGCTTCCTGCAGCTTGAACAGCGCGTCCTGGATGGACCAGTGCGCCAGCGGCGCATCGGCCGCCTGGCGGCCTTCGTCCTCGAAGCGCTTGAGCGTGGCGCTGATCAGGTACATCTGCGACAGCACGTCGCCCAGGCGCGCCGACAGGCGCTCGCGGCGCTTCAGGCTGCCGCCCAGCACCAGCATCGAGGTGTCGGCCAGCAGCGCGAAAGCGGCGCTGTAGCGGCTGAGCAGTTGGTAGTAGCGCTTCATCTCGGGTGCGACATCGGCGTTGACGCCGACCCAGCGCGCGCCGCTGAGCGCCGTGCCCAAGGCGCGCAGCTTGTTCTTCGCGACGAAGCCCACGTGGCCCCAGAAGGCGCGGTCGAAATCGTCCAGGCCCTGCTTCCTGTCGGGCGACTGCGCGGCCTGCATTTCAGCCAGCACATAGGGATGGCAGCGGATCGCGCCCTGGCCGAAGATGATCAGGCTGCGCGTGAGGATGTTGGCGCCTTCGACGGTGATGCCGATCGGAATCTGCTGATAGGCGCGGCCCAGGAAGTTGGACGGGCCCAGGCAGATGCCCTTGCCGCCGATGACGTCCATGCCGTCGTTGACCACCTGGCGCGCGCGCTCGGTCACGTGATATTTGACGATGGCGGACACGACCGAAGGCTTTTCGCCCAGGTCCACCGCGCCCGCGGTCATGCTGCGCGCGGCGTCCATCATGTAGGTATTGCCGCCGATGTGCGCCAGCGCTTCCTCCACGCCCTCGAACTTGCCGACGGGCGTGCGGAACTGGCTGCGCACGCGCGCATAGCCGCCCACCGCCCGCGCCGTCAGCTTGGACATGCCGGTGTTGGAAGACGGCAGCGAGATCGAGCGTCCCGCCGCCAGGCATTCCATCAGCATGCGCCAGCCCTGGCCTGCCATGGCCGGGCCGCCGATGATGAAGTCCAGCGGCATGAACACCTCCGCGCCGCGCGTGGGGCCGTTCATGAACATGGCGTTCAGCGGGAAATGGCGGCGGCCGGTGTCCACGCCCGGATGGTCGTGCGGCACCAGCGCGCAGGTGATGCCCAGGTCTTTCTTGCCGCCCAGAAGGCCGTCCGGATCGTACAGGCGGAACGCCAGGCCCAGCAGGGTGCACACGGGCGCCAGCGTGATGTAGCGCTTGTCCCAGGTGACCTTCATGCCTATCACTTCGCGGCCTTGCCATTCGCCCTTGCAGACGATGCCGCTGTCGGGAATGGCGGCGGCGTCGGAGCCGGCCCAGGGGCTGGTCAGCGCGAAGGCGGGCACTTCCTCGCCGCGCGCCAGGCGCGGCAGGTAGTGGTTCTTCTGTTCATCGGTGCCGTAGTGCAGCAGCAGTTCGGCGGGGCCGAGCGAATTGGGCACCATGACCGACACCGCCAGCGCGGACGAGCGCGTGGACAGCTTGGTCACGATTTCGGAATGGGCATAGGCCGAGAACCCCAGGCCGCCATATTCCTTGGGAATGATCATGCCCAGGAAGCCCTGGGTCTTCAGGTAGCTCCAGACTTCGGCGGGCAGGTCGTGGCTTTCCTGCGTGACGTGCCAGTCGTTGACCATGCGGCAGGCCTCTTCGGCCTGGACGTCGAGGAAACGCTGTTCCTCATCGTTCAGGCGCGGACGAGGATAGGCCAGCAGTCGGCTCCAGTCGGGCCGGCCGCGGAACAGTTCGCCTTCCCACCACACCGTGCCCGCTTCCAGCGCATCGCGCTCGGTGTCCGACATCTGCGGCAGCACCTTGCGGTACAGATTGAAGATCGGCGCCGACAGCAGGGCGCGGCGGATCGGACGCACGCCCAGCACGACCGCCGCCAGGAGCGCGACGATGACCAGAGCGAGGATGACTGCGTTCATTTTCTTGTCTCCGTGGAGGTTCTGTTCCGTCTGCGGGCGCGGGGCGCTCAGGGTACGTGCGGCAGGGGCGCGCGCAGGCCGCCGAGCAGAAAGCTCATCAGTCGCGGCAGCAGCAGGTCGGGGTTATCGGGCTGTTCGGCGTCGTCTATGGTCCAGCCTGTGACCGAGCGCAGCAGGTCCGTGCCGATGATGGCGTAAGAGGTGGCACCCAGCATGAACTGGAAGCGCCACACGATTTCCGCGCGGGGCACGTCGGGCAGGGCCGCGAACAGCGCGTTGCGGTAGCGCTCCAGCACGTCCGCGTACTCCTCGGCGAACAGCGCGCGGATGAAATCCGAGGGGTCGGTCATGGTGCGTTCCAGCAGCGGCAGGAAGGTGCTGCCAGCCTGCGCGGGATCTGCCGCCAGGCGTAGCAGCGTGCCGAAAAAGGCGTCCACGATCTGCGACGGCTTCAAGGGCTTGCCTTCGGCTTGCGCCTCCAGTTCATCCAAAAGTCGCAAGCGCTCGCGGTTCAGCACTTCCAGGCGACGTTTGAGCACCGCCTGCACGAGTGACTCCTTGGAGCCGAAGTGGTAATTCACCGACGCCAGGTTGACGCCGGCGGCCGCGGTGATCTGCCGCATCGAGGTGCCATCGTGTCCCTGCTGGGCGAACAAGGCCTCGGCGGTGTCCAGGATCGATTCACGGGTAGGGGATGGTCTGATTTCTTGCATAAGGTTGAATTCAAACGTTCGTTTAAAAACAATTATGCGTGAGAGATGGCTGAGACGCGAGCCTCGGCTATCCCCAATAGGGTTTACCACTAGCGCCCCGCGCGTCGCACATTCGGGACCGCCCGGATTCTCCTTTGCCTCCGCCAAGCGGATGACAAATCTCATGCGTAGGGAGTAGCAATTTCCTAGTGTATGCGCATGATCCTGCGCCATTCGTCCTCGGACTGCCGACCTAGGTTGTATGTGGTCTGGAAGGGACGCGCAAAACCCCGCAGTATCAGCGCGAAGACTTGAATCTGTCGCGCCCCTGAATACGCAATGGCTAGCCCGTTCGCCGTACCGGACGGAAGGCCGATAAGCCCTGGCACAGGAGCAGGAGAAATGAAAACCTACAGAGTGGGACTGCTGGTTGACGGGTACGAGCAACCCGGCTGGATGCATGAGATGGTGGATTGGCTCAGGCATAGCCAGGATTTTGAAGTCGCTGCTTTGCTGGTGATGAGTGCGGAGGGCGGTGAGAAATCGCCGCGCCTGGGCGCGCGCGCCCTGTTCGGCGCCTTGTCGCGCCTGGAAGCGCGGCTGCTGCCGGCCAAGCACCGGCAAGCGCTGGCCTGCCGCGACATGCGTGAAAGCGTGCCGACGGATACGGCCGCCGTCGTGTCGCTGGCGCCTGGCGTGCCTGCGGTCCAGGCGCAGAGCCAGGTCGCGGCGCTGGGCCTGGACCTGGTCATCACGCTGGGCGCATCACCGGCCACTCGCGAACAAATGGCGGGCTGGGCGCGCCTGGGCGTGTGGCAACTGAGTTATTCCGATATTGCCGTGGCCACGAGCCGCTATGCCGGCTTCTGGGAGGTCTACCAGCGTGAGGATCACACCACGGTGAAACTCTGGCGCGTCGGGCCGCGCGAGGACCAGGACGAACTGTTGGACCAGCGCAGTTTCAACACCGAACTGTTCTGGTTGAAGAATCAGGCGCGCGCGTTCAGCCTGGGAAATTTCATGGTGTACGACGCGCTGCAGGCGCTGGCCCGCGTCAAGCAAGGGGTTGCGCCGCCCGGCATGCAGATCATGAGCGGCATGCGGCGCGAGGATCCGGTGGAATGGGATAGCGCCGCGTACATTGCGCGCCAGGCGTGGTTAATGTCGGATCTGATTGTGCGGCGCGTCATGAAACGCAATGTGCGTTGGCGGATAGGCATGTTTCCTTCCGCCCGGCAGCAGGCGGTGGTGTCCGAGGCCATGGTATTGCAGCCACCCAAGGGTAGATTCTTCGCAGATCCGTTTGTATATACCCAGGATAAAAAGCCGTATATATTTTTTGAGGATTACGATTTTACCTCCCGCAAGGGCACGATCTCGGTCGCGACCTACTCGGACGGGGCTTTCCGCCTGCTGGGCACAGCCCTGAACCTGCCCTACCATCTGTCGTTTCCCTATATATTCGAGCACGAAGGCGTCACCTACATGGTGCCGGAAACCTGCGGAAACCGTAGTATAGAACTCTGGAAATGCACCGATTTTCCACTTAAGTGGGAGCTCGATGTAAATCTGATGACGAATATATCCGCTGTCGATACCATTATTTTCAAGCATGGAGAATACTGGTGGTTATTAACAAATATCGACCGGACCGACGGCCAAAGCCACTGCGACGAATTATTCGCGTTCTTTTCGGATTCGCCGCGATCGACCGAGTGGACGCCGCATGCCTGCAACCCCATCGTGCGCAACCCGATGCGCGCCCGCAACGCCGGAATCGTTGTGTCGCCTGGCGGAGAGGTGATCCGCTGTGCCCAGTATCAGGGCTTCTGCCACTACGGCAAGGGCGTGTCGCTGAACCGGATCGAGGAACTAACGCCGTCCACCTACGTGGAAACGGACGGCGAAATCCACTACGCCAGCTTCCTGAGAAAACGCCATGCTTCGATGCACCATTGGCATCATCAGGGCGGGCATACGGTATTTGACTTCGCCTATATGGAGTAAATCGTGCCGGAAACGCAAAAATAAAAATGTTACCTATATTTCGATTACGAGAAAGACGCACGGGCTTGATGTGTCCACGGAAACATATAGACAGTTATTGCCTAGGTTCCGGAACTCCCAGGCCGCGCCCGGCGGATGCCGCGGCGCGGCTTTTTTACGGCTGTAACATTGGCCTGCCTTAGTCTGGAAGCCGCATCGCTCCTGCCTCTTCCATAGAGAAAGCGCAAGCTGCTCATGGGGAATTCCTGGTGAAAACCCTAGCGCCGGAACGGATGAGATGCGCGTCTCGTCCGTATTTACGAGGATGATTAAGGCTAACGAATGATTTCTGTTTTTGTCGGATTATATCGACCCGAAACGTCTTGATTTTGACAATTTCGAACCATAAGATGACCTCATGCCATCCGTTATGTTGGCTACCAAAGTCTCCCAGCCCAAATGCCCCGGTTCAGCTTCATTAGATATTCCGGGATATTGCGGACTCGCGTCGCGGGGCTGGATAAAAAATAGTCTTCAGCACAGCGAAGATCCCTTCTAGGCCCGTCGAAAAACCGGGAGGACACCATGGCCAAGATGGTCCTGATTGAAGCCCATCCGCTCCTGCGGTTGGGGTTGTGGCAGATTCTGAGCAAGTTGGATGATGTGTGGGAAATCGAGGGGATGGGTTTGGCTGACATCTCCAAGGCGGACGGCGTGCACGCGGGCGCCGATCTGTTGATCTATGGGTTGCCGGTGGATACCGACGAAGCGTGGAGCGCGCTGCATGAAATCCAGCGCGTGCTCACGCCCAAGCGGATCCTGCTGCTGACGGACGTCATGCCTCTGCCCATGCCGGTGCAGGGCCTGCCTGGGGCCAGCGTCTACGGCTGCCTGATGAAGACAGCGTCGGTGGAGATTCTTGAAGCGGCCATCCGCCTGGTCATGGCGGGCGGGCAGTGCTTCCCCAGCGAGCAGGCATTGCAGGCTCCCGCGCAAGCGGTCTGCGCCTTGCCGGCCAGGGACGCCGACGATGTCGCCGCCAACAAGGGTTCCATGCCCGTCAGCGCCGGCGCGCAGCTGCTGCAGATCACGCCGCGCCAATACGAAGTGCTGGTGCTGCTGGCGCGCGGCTATCCGATCAAGACCGTCAGCAGGATGCTGAACATTTCGGTGGCCACGGCCAAGACGCATGCGTGCACGCTCTACCAGCGCTTGCATGTCAAGAACAAGGGCGAAGCCGTATACGCGGCGCTGCAGCGCGGCGCGACCTTGGAATGGCATGAACCCAATGGCAGGGATGTGGACGCCGGGCAGCTCTATGGGCGCAAGCTCGGGTAACCGAGGCTGGTTGCGCTGCCTGCCCGGCAGCCTGGAACGCACGCGTTCCGTTGCTGCCGGGAATGCGCATAGCCATCCTGGCTAATTCATACACAGCAGTATCCGCGGTCGCAGTGCTGCTGCATTCCTCCACCATTCATCCACCTGAACGAGATTCAGCGAACGTAGCCGCTGATAGCATGGGTTGTGTCCGCAAGACTGGATCGAGAAGGCGAACCACTCCGCCTCGCCATCGCGATTCCGTGCCGCGGACGAGATTCCCGTGAGGTCGGTGACGCCAGCAGCCTGCCGTTGCAGCAATGATGCGCCAGCGTCATGGGAACCGTGTATGGGCCATGCGTCACAAGGTTCTCCCCGGGATGACAACCGTACTGATCGAAGACTACGCACTGCTCCGTGTCGCGATCCAGCATGTGCTGGAGCGTGCGCGGAACACCGATGACATTCTGGCCATCTCGCCAGCCCAACTGCTCACCATGTCCAGTTCGATCAACCGCCCAGTGGAGCTGCTGGTGATGGGTTGCAGCGGCCTGGCCGAGCAGGACGTCGGGCTCCTGTCACAGTCGATGGCGTTCTTCATGCCGCGGCTGGTGCTGGTGCTTTATTCGGTGCTGGACCCGGGCGTCATGGCGGCGTGTGCGCGGGCGGGCGTGGCGGGCTATATGCCCAAGGCATCCAGCCCCGATGCGCTGGCGGCCGCGGTCAGCCTGGTGATGGCGGGCGGCGAATGCTATCCCCAGCCGGCGGCCCGACCTCAGGGTGCGTCGCACCCGCCAACCCAGGAGTTGAGGGAACTGACCCAACGGCAGGAAGAGATCCTGCAGTTGCTGGTGCAGGGCAAGACCATGCGGGAGATCGGCCAGCAGGTCGGCATCTCGGTGGCCACGGTGAAGAGCCACGCGCGCACTCTGTATTGGAAGCTGAACGCGCGCAACCAGGCCGAGGCGGCCTATATCGCCGTGCAGATGGGGTTGGTCAGAAGCGGCAACGGCGTGACGCCCGCCAAGCACGATCCCGACGCGTAGGAGGGGGGCGCGTGCGGGAGGCGCCGTGCGAAAGCTCTGTCCTCGAGCGCGCGCGACCCATCAACAACCGCCGCAAGACGATTGAACCTGGCGGATTGTTGAGGGGTACGATCAGGCGCCGGTGTTGGCGTCGGATTGCGCCGGGCGGGCAGCGGGCTTGCCCTTGGCGCCGATGAGGGCCTTGAATTCCTGTTCGGCCGCAGCCAACACGCTGTCCACGTGCAAATGCGCCTGCGCATACTGGCGCGCCGCGGCGCCCAGCGTTTCGCGGATCTGCGCGTTGTAGCTGAGCTTGCGCACGGCTTCGGCCATGGCGGCGCCGTCTTCCGGCGGCGTCAGGAGACCGCAGCGCGCCACCACGCCGGCCAGCTCGGTGCCGGGCGAGGCGCCGCACACCACGGGCCGGCCACTGGCCAGCATGCCGGTCAGCTTGGACGGCATGACCAGGTCGGCCGCGCCGGCGCGTTGAGGCAGCAGATGGATGTCGGCGGTATTCAGCAATTCACCCAGGCGCTCGGCGGGCTGCAGGTCCAGGAACACGACGCGGGCCAGGCCCGCGCATTGCTGTTCCAGCGGTGCGCGCTCGGGCCCCTGGCCGCAGAACACGAACCACAGGCGCGTTTCGCGGCTGAGCCTGCGAGCCACGTCTGCCAGGGTCTGCAAGCCCTGCTTGCCGCCCATATTGCCCGAATACAGTGCAACGATGGCATCGTCCGGTATGCCCAGCTCGGCGCGATACTGTCCGCCGGCGTGCGGCGCGATCGCATCCACGTCGATCCAGTTCGGCAGCAGCACGGCGCGGCCCGGGTCCACGCCCTTGGCCCGCGCCAGGTCCAGCATGCGGTTCGAGATGGTCGACACGCGGTCGAAACGGCGCATCAGCCAGCGTTCGGCCCTGAGCACCATGGCGCGCAGGCCGGCGCCCTTCAGCAGTCCGAGTTCGAACGCGGCGTCCACTTCGTAGTCCTGGATGTGCAGCCAGGCGCGGGCGCCGCAAAGCCGCGCGGCCAGCCAGGCTGCCGGCGCACAGAAGAGCGCGGGCTCCACCACCAGGACGATGTCCGGCCGCCCGGCGGCGGCGCGCAATAGCGAGGGCAGGCTGGACAGGGCGAAGCTGGCCAGGTGGATCAGGCGCTTGAGGCCGCCTGGCCGTCCCGGAACCCAGAGCGGCGCGCGGCGCACGGTGACGCCGCGCAGGACTTCCTTGCGGTAGCGGCCAGCGCGATAGCCCTCGTGCACCTGCCATTGCGGATAGTAGGGCGGGGCCGTCACCACGCTGACTTCATGCCCGCGCGCGGCCAGCCACTCGGCCAGCTCGGCGCTGTACTTGCCGATGCCGGTGAGTTCGGGCGCGTAGTTGATGCCGTAGATGAGGATCTTCATGCCGGGCCAGCCTGGCGTGCGCGGATCGGGCGGCACGGGTTGCCGTGGCATACCATGGCGGGCGGCATGTTGCGGAACACCGAGCTGCGCGCGCCGATCACGGCTTCGCGTCCCACGGTCACGCCCGGGCCGATGAACACGTCCGTCGCCACCCAGGCGCCGTCCTCGATGCGCACGGCGCGTTCGCGCAACGGGAAGTCGGGCTGCCCCGCATCGTGGTCGGCGGCGCACAGGTAGCTGCGCTGCGACACCACGGCGTGGGCGCCAATGTGAATGGGGCCCAGGCTGTAGATGACCGCGTCGTCGCCGATCCAGGCGTAATCGCCGATCTCGACTTTCCACGGATAGGTCACGGTGGCGGTAGGCCGGATCAGCACCTTGCGGCCGACTTGCGCGCCAAAGCAGCGCAACAGCCAGCGGCGAAAGCCGTAGGCCACCTGCGGCGACCAACGGAACAGCGTCGCCTGCACCGTCCACCACAGCTGCACGGTCAGGGCGGAGCGGCCGCGCTGGCCGGGCGCCAGCGCAAAGCGGTCCAGGCGTTGCAGGGCGCTCATTTGGCGGCTCCCGCCACGGCGTCGTCGCGCGCGGCGGCAGCGCTGGCTTGCCGCGCCTTCTTCAGCTCCTCGGTCTTGATCCCGATTTGCCAGTAGTACATGGCGCGCGCCACGGCATAGTCGTAGCCGGCCTTGCCGTCCAGGAAACCCAGGCGAAAGATATAGGAATGCAGGAACGAGACGGGCGCCTTGAACGGCATGGCCTGGAAGATGCGCTTGAGCAGGGCGCGTGCGCCCACGTTGGCCTCGCGCGGATCGTTCATCAGGCCCTTGGTGCGCAGGTTCGCTTCCCAGTCGGAATAGCGGTTGTGCTTGTCGAAATAGTGGAACAGCGAATCATGGTCGTTGTGCACCATGCGCTGGCGCAGGGCGAAGGTTTCGCCTTCCACCTGCGGCTGGTAGTGGCCTTCCACTTCCCACATATGGGCCACGTCCAGGTCGTCGTAGTCCAGGAAGCGCGAGCGGTCGCGCGCCAGCAGGGCCAGCTTGTAGACGCGGTGCCCGTGTTCCAGCTTCTTGCCGCAGAACACGTAATCGAACGGCACGAAGGCGCCGCCCGCGCCCGCCGCGAAGCGCGGCAGGACTTCGCGGATCTCGGCGGCCAGCGCGGGCGTCATCTCTTCGTCCGCGTCCACGTACAGCACCACGGGGTGCGAGAACGGCAGCTGTTCCAGGCACCACTGCTTCTTCTTGGGATACTTGCCGTTCCACTGGAAGTTGGAGACCTTGGCGCCCAGCGCCGTCGCCATCGCGCAGGTCGGGTCGGTGCTGTTGGAGTCCACCACGAACACCTCGTCGAACTCGGCCAGCGCCTTCAGGCACTTGTTGATGTTGCGTTCCTCGTTCTTGGTCATAACGACGACCGATACCGGTATCTTCTGCATGATGCTGTCCTTTTCAGGGCGTGCCGCGCTGCATCAGCGGGCGGAAGAGGGCGATGACGTTGCGGCAGTGCCGTTCCAGGGAGAAGGCGTCGGCGCGTTCGGGACCTTGTTCGGCAAACCGTTCACGCATTTCCCCGTCGTAGGCCAGGCGGCGCACCGCCTCGGCCAGGGCGGCGGCATCGCCTACCGGAACCAGCAGGCCGTAACGGCCGGAATCCAGGATTTCAGCCGGGCCATGCGGACAGTCGGTGGATATCACCGGCACGCCCAGGCACAGGGCCTCGACCAGCACATTGCCGAAACTCTCGCGCAGGGAGGTCAGGGCGAAGGCGCCGGCGCCCGCAATCACCGGGAACGGGTTGTCGATATGGCCGGCCAGGGTGACCGGGGTGCGCGAGCCGCTCTCATCTATGCGCTTTTGCAGGGCGGCGTGCTCGGATCCTTCTCCCAGGATGGTGAAGCGGATGCCGGGGTCGTCGAGCAGCGCGGCGGCGTCGATCAGGGTCGCATAGTCCTTTACCGCCTCGAGCCGGCCCACGGCCACCACATGGTAGGGCGCGGGCTGCGCGGGCTCGTCCCCGCCGCGGCCGCCCTGCGCGCGGACATTGTCCAGCGGCACGCCGTTGTAGATGGTGTGGACCTTGCCGCGCAACGGCGGAAACATGCTGACCAGGTCTTCCTTGACGCCGCGCGACACGCCCACCACGGCATCGTGGCGGCGGTAGGTCTGGCTGACGAGCCAGCATTTCAGGCGCCGCATGCGCGAGGCGCCGTAATGGATGGCGGGACTGCTGTGTTCGAAGGCGACCGTGCTGAACTTGCCGCGCAGCAGCTTCTTGGCTGCGATGACCAGCATGTTGCACAAGAGGCCGTGCGAGCAGACGATGGCGGGCTTGTCACGCCGGATCTGCATGAGCAGCTTGAAAAAGGCCAGGGGCAGCATCAGCCGCAGCGCGGCGGGAGATTCGTTGACCGGGAGGGCTCGGATCACCTTGGGGTTGGATACGGGATATTCGCGGACGCGCGAGCGCAGCAGGAACAAGGCGGAATCGACCCCTTGCTCCGGCAAGGCATCCACGATGAAGGCGACACATCTTCCTACGCCACCGTGCAGGTCCGGCGCGACAAACAAGACATCAGGCATGTGGGATCACTCTAGTTGGCGTCCGGCGCGCAACGTCCGGGCGGTGGCTGGGGGCGGATGTCGTTTTTTGTTCTGGCACGGGCATGACCTGGGCATTGCGCATGAGCGACAGGCAATAGCACAGCAGGAACCCGGTGAAGGCGGTCTTGGGCGCGTAGGCCAGGCCGCCGGAAAGCGAGTCGATGAAGATGTAGATGGGCGCGGTGGCCAGCAGGTAGCGCCGGTGCAGCTCCAGGCCTGGATGCGCATATCGTCGCAGCAGGGTGAGCAGCAGGATGAGCACCGGCGGCAGCATGATCATGATGGTGCCAACCACCCCGAACTTCATCAGGTAGAAGGCCCAGGAGTTGTGGGCGAAGGTGCTGAGTTCGAAGCCGTTCTCGCCCATGACCCAGCTGCGAAAGCCCGCGCCCTTGCCGAACACCGGACTCTCCGCGAAGAAGTCCATCTGCCCCTGCATTTCCTGGACGCGCGCGCCATAGCTGGAGTCTTCGTCCAGGCGCTCGACGCTGAAGATGCGGTTGGCGAGCACGTCCAGGTAGCCGATGCTGGCAAAGATCAGCACGCCGGCAACCGCGGCGGGCGCGAAGACCAGGACGGCGCGGCGCCGGATTTCGGGGCCCGCACCCAGCAGCACGGCAATGAAGACCGAGATCGCCAATTGCAG includes these proteins:
- a CDS encoding acetyl-CoA C-acetyltransferase encodes the protein MTFKPVYVVDGARTPFLKARTGPGPFSAGDLAVQAGRALLLRQPYAPTDLDEVIVGCAAPSPDEVNIGRVIALRLGCGNKVPGWTVMRNCASGMQALDSAVANIQSGRSELVLAGGTDALSRAPVLYSDEMVRWLASWYAARGAGAKLAALGRFRLRNLAPVIGLLKGLTDPVVGLSMGQTAENVATRFGIDRAAMDAYAAQSHARALAARAAGALGEISPLIDTQGKLYPDDDGVRDDSTPEKLAKLKPVFDKPWGNITAGNSSQVTDGAAMLVLASEEAVRKWNLRPLGRIVDSQWAGLDPAQMGLGPVHAATPIMQRHGLGLNDLDLWEINEAFAAQVLGCLAAWRDDAYCQEHFGTPAWGDLDPARLNVDGGAIAIGHPVGASGARIVLHLLAALKRRGARRGMAAICIGGGQGGAMLVETLDEDRP
- a CDS encoding acyl-CoA dehydrogenase, which gives rise to MNAVILALVIVALLAAVVLGVRPIRRALLSAPIFNLYRKVLPQMSDTERDALEAGTVWWEGELFRGRPDWSRLLAYPRPRLNDEEQRFLDVQAEEACRMVNDWHVTQESHDLPAEVWSYLKTQGFLGMIIPKEYGGLGFSAYAHSEIVTKLSTRSSALAVSVMVPNSLGPAELLLHYGTDEQKNHYLPRLARGEEVPAFALTSPWAGSDAAAIPDSGIVCKGEWQGREVIGMKVTWDKRYITLAPVCTLLGLAFRLYDPDGLLGGKKDLGITCALVPHDHPGVDTGRRHFPLNAMFMNGPTRGAEVFMPLDFIIGGPAMAGQGWRMLMECLAAGRSISLPSSNTGMSKLTARAVGGYARVRSQFRTPVGKFEGVEEALAHIGGNTYMMDAARSMTAGAVDLGEKPSVVSAIVKYHVTERARQVVNDGMDVIGGKGICLGPSNFLGRAYQQIPIGITVEGANILTRSLIIFGQGAIRCHPYVLAEMQAAQSPDRKQGLDDFDRAFWGHVGFVAKNKLRALGTALSGARWVGVNADVAPEMKRYYQLLSRYSAAFALLADTSMLVLGGSLKRRERLSARLGDVLSQMYLISATLKRFEDEGRQAADAPLAHWSIQDALFKLQEAIEGVLDNYPNRFVAWSLRRLVFPWGRTQSLPSDQLGQDVARLLINPSATRDRLTAGCHLPATEAEPVGAIEQALAATLEAEPIEAKIRELEKRGALDGNPQANVRDIADAAFAIGGITAEEYAVVKRRNRLRDTVVKVDDFPFDLRAADQGSPTAERRAA
- a CDS encoding TetR/AcrR family transcriptional regulator, which encodes MQEIRPSPTRESILDTAEALFAQQGHDGTSMRQITAAAGVNLASVNYHFGSKESLVQAVLKRRLEVLNRERLRLLDELEAQAEGKPLKPSQIVDAFFGTLLRLAADPAQAGSTFLPLLERTMTDPSDFIRALFAEEYADVLERYRNALFAALPDVPRAEIVWRFQFMLGATSYAIIGTDLLRSVTGWTIDDAEQPDNPDLLLPRLMSFLLGGLRAPLPHVP
- a CDS encoding glucosamine inositolphosphorylceramide transferase family protein, whose translation is MKTYRVGLLVDGYEQPGWMHEMVDWLRHSQDFEVAALLVMSAEGGEKSPRLGARALFGALSRLEARLLPAKHRQALACRDMRESVPTDTAAVVSLAPGVPAVQAQSQVAALGLDLVITLGASPATREQMAGWARLGVWQLSYSDIAVATSRYAGFWEVYQREDHTTVKLWRVGPREDQDELLDQRSFNTELFWLKNQARAFSLGNFMVYDALQALARVKQGVAPPGMQIMSGMRREDPVEWDSAAYIARQAWLMSDLIVRRVMKRNVRWRIGMFPSARQQAVVSEAMVLQPPKGRFFADPFVYTQDKKPYIFFEDYDFTSRKGTISVATYSDGAFRLLGTALNLPYHLSFPYIFEHEGVTYMVPETCGNRSIELWKCTDFPLKWELDVNLMTNISAVDTIIFKHGEYWWLLTNIDRTDGQSHCDELFAFFSDSPRSTEWTPHACNPIVRNPMRARNAGIVVSPGGEVIRCAQYQGFCHYGKGVSLNRIEELTPSTYVETDGEIHYASFLRKRHASMHHWHHQGGHTVFDFAYME
- a CDS encoding response regulator transcription factor, whose product is MAKMVLIEAHPLLRLGLWQILSKLDDVWEIEGMGLADISKADGVHAGADLLIYGLPVDTDEAWSALHEIQRVLTPKRILLLTDVMPLPMPVQGLPGASVYGCLMKTASVEILEAAIRLVMAGGQCFPSEQALQAPAQAVCALPARDADDVAANKGSMPVSAGAQLLQITPRQYEVLVLLARGYPIKTVSRMLNISVATAKTHACTLYQRLHVKNKGEAVYAALQRGATLEWHEPNGRDVDAGQLYGRKLG